One genomic region from Prochlorococcus marinus CUG1433 encodes:
- the metH gene encoding methionine synthase, translating to MESFRTYLNRDEKPLIIFDGGTGTSFQNLNLTADDFGGKELEGCNENLVLSSPELVQKVHNSFLEAGCHVIETNTFGASSIVLDEYNIADKAYEINKNAAFIAKKAAIKYSSVDKPRFVAGSIGPTTKLPTLGHIDFDELKQSYKEQIYGLIDGGVDLLLIETCQDVLQIKSALLASKEILESKNIDIPLMVSITMETTGTMLVGSDIASALTILEPFNIDILGLNCATGPEQMKEHIKYLSENSPFAISCIPNAGLPENIGGVAHYRLKPIELKMQLMNFIYDFNVQLIGGCCGTTPEHIKYLSSIIDEINDNEKTNNNGKKNLSGFIPSASSIYNSVPYKQDNSILIVGERLNASGSKKVRELLNNDDWDGLVAIAKQQQKENAHVLDVNVDYVGRNGVNDMKEITSRLVTNINLPLMIDSTDADKMESGLKSAGGKCIINSTNYEDGNERFDQVLNLAIGYGSGLVVGTIDEDGMARDSEKKYKIVKRAINRTRECGLSDYELFFDPLALPISTGIEEDRLNAKETISAILKIRENFPDIHIILGISNISFGLSPLSRINLNSIFLDECIKAGLDSAIIAPNKILPLSKISEETKKLCLDLIYDKREFEDDICIYDPLVELTKAFQDLSIQDFKKASLENKKLSLEESLKNHIIDGEKIGLEDQLKKALKKYKPLEIINTFLLDGMKVVGDLFGSGQMQLPFVLQSAETMKFAVSILEPYMETVDEKISNGKLLIATVKGDVHDIGKNLVDIILTNNGYDVINLGIKQDVSAIIDAQKKHNADCIAMSGLLVKSTAFMKDNLEAFNNENISVPVILGGAALTPKFVNEDCSKIYKGKILYGKDAFTDLKFMNEYMDNKKKGNWSNTEGFINNEGININLASPKSNSQAVKKSISIHTETSKLNLKENFIRSKFINEEDPIQAPFLGTKVLNDFDIDLNKLIFYLDTKALFSGQWQIKKGKNQSVDEYNNYLNSYAKPLLDKWLEIIIEKKLISPKAVYGYFRCGRIDNSIFLFDEKSLNKISQFNFPRQKSGNNLCIADFYCDLKNDKPIDIFPMQAVTMGDIASEYSQKLFKEDKYSDYLLFHGLTVQLAEALAEYVHALIRIECGFRSEEPDKNREILAQKYRGARYSFGYPACPKVSDSNIQLSLLDAKRINLTMDESEQLHPEQSTTAIISLHSKAKYFSA from the coding sequence ATGGAATCTTTCAGAACCTATTTAAATAGAGATGAAAAACCATTAATTATTTTTGACGGAGGGACTGGAACATCTTTTCAGAACTTAAATCTTACTGCAGATGACTTTGGAGGAAAAGAATTAGAGGGATGTAATGAAAACCTTGTTTTATCATCCCCAGAGTTAGTTCAGAAGGTTCATAATTCATTTTTAGAAGCAGGTTGTCATGTTATAGAAACTAATACATTTGGAGCCTCATCAATAGTTCTCGATGAATATAATATTGCGGATAAGGCTTATGAGATAAATAAAAATGCGGCATTTATAGCAAAAAAAGCTGCTATCAAATACTCATCAGTTGATAAACCAAGGTTTGTAGCAGGTTCAATTGGGCCAACAACTAAATTACCCACCTTAGGACATATAGATTTTGATGAATTAAAGCAATCATATAAAGAACAAATTTATGGTCTTATAGATGGAGGAGTTGATCTTCTTTTGATTGAAACTTGTCAGGATGTTTTACAAATTAAATCTGCCTTATTAGCATCAAAAGAAATTCTTGAAAGTAAAAATATTGATATACCTTTAATGGTATCTATAACAATGGAAACAACAGGTACTATGCTTGTTGGATCAGATATTGCTTCTGCATTAACAATATTAGAGCCATTTAATATAGATATCCTTGGACTTAATTGTGCAACTGGTCCAGAGCAAATGAAGGAACATATTAAATATTTGTCTGAAAATTCTCCCTTCGCTATAAGCTGTATTCCCAATGCAGGTCTTCCTGAAAATATTGGTGGTGTAGCTCACTATAGATTAAAGCCAATAGAATTAAAGATGCAGTTAATGAATTTTATATATGACTTTAATGTTCAATTAATAGGTGGATGTTGTGGGACAACACCTGAACATATAAAATACCTGTCTTCAATAATCGATGAAATTAATGATAATGAAAAAACTAACAACAATGGTAAGAAAAATTTAAGCGGTTTTATTCCATCGGCCTCATCAATATATAACTCTGTACCATATAAACAAGACAATTCAATTTTGATAGTAGGAGAAAGATTAAATGCAAGTGGATCGAAAAAGGTAAGGGAGTTATTAAATAACGACGATTGGGATGGCTTAGTTGCAATTGCCAAGCAACAACAAAAAGAAAATGCTCACGTTCTAGATGTAAATGTCGATTATGTAGGAAGAAACGGAGTAAATGATATGAAAGAAATAACTTCAAGACTAGTTACCAATATAAATTTACCATTAATGATTGACTCTACAGATGCTGACAAAATGGAAAGTGGATTAAAGTCAGCTGGTGGTAAATGTATTATAAATTCAACCAATTATGAAGATGGCAATGAAAGGTTTGATCAAGTTCTAAATTTAGCCATAGGGTATGGTTCAGGTCTTGTTGTCGGAACAATTGATGAAGATGGAATGGCAAGGGATTCAGAAAAAAAATATAAGATTGTAAAAAGAGCGATTAATAGAACAAGAGAATGTGGTTTGTCAGATTATGAGCTATTTTTTGATCCATTAGCTTTGCCAATATCTACAGGGATAGAAGAAGATAGATTAAACGCTAAAGAAACTATTAGTGCTATATTAAAAATTCGTGAAAATTTCCCAGATATTCATATCATACTTGGGATATCAAACATTAGTTTTGGTCTATCACCATTATCAAGAATTAATCTAAATTCAATATTTTTAGATGAATGCATTAAAGCAGGATTAGATTCTGCTATCATCGCACCAAATAAAATTTTGCCATTATCAAAAATTTCTGAAGAAACTAAAAAGCTTTGCTTAGATTTGATTTATGATAAAAGAGAATTTGAAGATGATATTTGTATTTATGATCCATTAGTAGAATTAACAAAGGCTTTTCAAGATTTATCTATTCAAGATTTCAAAAAAGCTTCTTTAGAAAATAAAAAGCTATCTCTTGAAGAAAGTCTTAAAAATCATATTATTGATGGAGAAAAAATAGGATTAGAGGATCAATTAAAGAAAGCGTTAAAGAAATATAAACCTCTTGAAATAATTAATACCTTTTTACTAGATGGGATGAAAGTTGTAGGAGATTTGTTTGGTTCAGGTCAAATGCAATTGCCATTTGTGCTCCAATCCGCTGAAACAATGAAATTTGCTGTTTCAATTTTAGAACCATATATGGAAACTGTAGATGAAAAAATATCAAATGGAAAACTCTTAATTGCAACTGTCAAAGGCGATGTACATGATATTGGAAAAAATTTAGTAGATATAATACTTACAAATAATGGTTATGACGTAATAAATCTAGGAATAAAGCAAGATGTTTCAGCAATTATAGATGCACAAAAAAAGCACAATGCAGATTGCATCGCTATGAGCGGATTACTTGTTAAATCAACTGCTTTTATGAAAGATAATTTAGAGGCTTTTAACAATGAAAATATTAGTGTACCAGTAATATTAGGAGGAGCAGCCTTAACCCCAAAATTTGTAAATGAGGACTGTAGCAAAATATATAAAGGGAAAATATTGTACGGAAAAGATGCGTTCACTGATCTTAAATTTATGAATGAATATATGGATAATAAGAAAAAGGGTAATTGGTCAAATACAGAGGGTTTCATTAATAATGAGGGTATAAATATTAATTTAGCCTCACCAAAATCCAACTCTCAAGCAGTTAAAAAATCAATATCCATACATACCGAGACTTCCAAATTAAATTTAAAAGAAAATTTTATAAGATCTAAATTTATAAATGAAGAAGATCCAATTCAAGCCCCTTTCTTGGGAACGAAAGTCTTGAACGATTTTGATATAGATTTAAATAAGTTAATATTTTATTTAGATACAAAAGCTCTATTTAGCGGGCAATGGCAAATAAAAAAAGGAAAAAACCAAAGCGTAGATGAATATAATAACTATTTAAATTCATATGCTAAACCATTGTTAGATAAATGGTTAGAGATAATCATAGAGAAAAAACTTATATCACCCAAAGCAGTTTATGGATATTTCAGATGTGGGAGAATAGATAATAGTATTTTCTTATTTGATGAGAAATCATTAAATAAAATTTCCCAATTTAATTTTCCACGACAAAAATCTGGGAATAATTTATGCATAGCTGATTTTTATTGTGATTTGAAAAATGATAAACCGATAGATATATTTCCTATGCAGGCAGTAACCATGGGCGATATTGCTAGTGAATATTCTCAAAAATTATTTAAAGAAGATAAATATAGCGATTATTTGTTATTCCATGGACTTACAGTGCAATTAGCAGAAGCTCTAGCTGAGTATGTGCATGCATTAATTCGTATTGAATGTGGTTTTAGGTCTGAAGAACCAGACAAAAATAGAGAAATACTAGCTCAAAAATATAGAGGAGCTAGATATTCCTTTGGTTATCCTGCATGTCCAAAAGTATCTGATTCAAACATACAATTATCATTGTTGGATGCAAAAAGAATAAACTTGACCATGGATGAATCTGAACAACTCCATCCAGAACAAAGTACTACAGCTATCATTTCACTACACTCAAAAGCTAAATATTTCAGCGCTTAA
- a CDS encoding branched-chain amino acid transaminase, whose protein sequence is MHEFLPYAWFEGKCIPFKEAKISIATHALHYGTAAFGGMRAIPNPTNKEEFLLFRTDKHIKRLSQSAKLLLNEISEEYIFKALEEVIKRNKPEKPIYIRPFVYTSDLGIAPRLHNIETDFFIYCIELGDYLSPDGVSCRMSSWTRQEDRSLPLRGKISGAYITSSLAKTEASLSGFDEALLLNSSGKVSEASGMNLFIVRNGDLITPGVDQDILEGITRASVIELAKSFGINVIERPVDKTELLIADEVFLTGTAAKITPVKKIESTELNAERPIMNKLKSKLIEITEGRSQDYDNWVTRISLK, encoded by the coding sequence ATGCATGAATTTCTTCCATACGCCTGGTTCGAAGGTAAATGTATTCCATTTAAAGAAGCAAAAATATCAATAGCTACTCATGCACTACATTATGGTACTGCTGCATTTGGAGGAATGCGAGCGATACCTAACCCAACAAACAAAGAAGAATTCCTTTTGTTTAGAACTGATAAACATATAAAAAGATTATCTCAAAGTGCAAAATTACTCTTAAATGAAATTTCTGAAGAATATATTTTTAAAGCCTTAGAAGAAGTTATAAAAAGAAACAAGCCAGAAAAACCTATCTATATAAGACCATTTGTATATACAAGCGATTTAGGTATAGCTCCAAGGTTACATAATATTGAAACAGATTTCTTTATTTATTGTATTGAACTAGGAGATTATCTATCCCCAGATGGTGTTTCTTGTAGAATGAGTAGTTGGACAAGACAAGAAGATAGATCTCTCCCCTTAAGAGGAAAAATAAGTGGAGCATATATCACTAGTTCATTAGCCAAAACAGAAGCTAGTTTATCGGGTTTTGATGAAGCCCTGCTATTAAATTCAAGTGGTAAGGTAAGCGAAGCTAGTGGTATGAATTTATTTATTGTAAGGAATGGAGACTTAATCACTCCTGGCGTTGATCAAGATATCCTTGAGGGGATTACTAGAGCTAGTGTAATTGAATTAGCAAAATCATTTGGAATAAATGTAATTGAGAGGCCTGTTGATAAAACAGAATTATTAATAGCAGATGAAGTTTTTCTAACTGGTACAGCAGCAAAAATTACACCAGTTAAAAAAATCGAATCAACTGAATTAAATGCTGAAAGACCAATAATGAATAAATTAAAAAGTAAGCTTATAGAAATAACAGAAGGTCGTTCTCAAGACTATGATAATTGGGTAACAAGAATTTCACTAAAATAA
- the cobN gene encoding cobaltochelatase subunit CobN — protein MHRILNIAGNEKNKDDLIEQPAADFIFITSVKTDLNLISNLLIEKEFASLKNNIRALEISNLNSSAQIDNYLLKTINYAKVVVVRIFGDKGTWNYGIEQLLNWQAVNIKRKLVILSGTFDQEISLCEISSIDKDIALNISRLLRSGGLDNYRKFLNCLNYLVVDENLIPDEFLNITFYADPYLHDWKNEKGEKIGIISYKSLFLANEIDVNEKLNLQLRKCGLSPKTFFISTLKDHIIQKKLIDFCKKEDIKLIITTTSFSSSQIKNNDLIENSTNIFTSLKIPILQLLSSNRSRKKWLNSSIGMNSSDLLMQIIIPEFDGRITTCPSAFKEIISKKNTLYSEITSYKADQVGIQWISKFATNYVKLQKLNNFDKRICLVISNYPVKNGRIGNGVGLNTPSSIINIFNWLKEEGYDLGSCNYPQDSAELMSMLIKTRTNDIESQNNKPLDYLPLSEYLKYWNYLELDPKNIIVNRWGKPSDAIDLDNKGFSINGIRFGKITLLIQPQRGYDAFTDRDIHSPDLPPPHRYLAQYFWIEKVFNANAMCHIGKHGTVEWLPGKSIGLSNKCFPNIICPAIPNIYPFIVNDPGEGSQAKRRTAATIIDHLTPPLDRSELYGKYSILENYLDEYFEAKLLNSNRIKIIEKSIFELIKNDFSEITLKNKNNQIEEIDSFLCNIKESQIRTGLHIFGNRQNEINEINLFLCIARVPNSNRIGVIQYIAKHLRLDLNPWTNQYDQMLSEKDKKILLTFSNKNILNFRMAIDFLEQQAKYLIYLFFYKKNTNIKNLDKYKNQKIIDYFFNEKKHTKYFLLLKKEILYPIINSSYNEKLSFMNSLNGQYVKSGPSGAPTRGKTEALPTGKNFFSVDSRGLPTESAWIVGCQSASQILDLYKQDNGEDLKKIAISVWATSTMRNGGEDICQILYLLGVQPIWDGPSRRVVDLEIIPLSVIDRPRVDVTLRISGMFRDAFPQLVKLTSKAINLVSNLNEDDEFNPLARASRDGDSINRIFGSAPGSYGAGLQELISNSNWENIDDFGESFLNWSKWIYSDNLEPIEDKKSLENALKNVQLVVHNQDNKEHDILDSDDYYQFQGGLSSAVKKLSGKLPEMYHGDLSKFGLSKISKLQDEINKVVISRILNPKWINGMKDNGYKGAFEFSATLDYLYAFDASTEVVSDWCYEEVYKSWLCDLELRNFFLENNPWALRDIAQRFLEIVNRKMWNNCSSDVIDNLKNIIINTDSIIEKNEF, from the coding sequence ATGCACAGGATATTAAATATAGCAGGAAATGAAAAGAATAAAGATGATTTAATTGAGCAACCAGCTGCAGATTTTATTTTTATAACAAGTGTCAAGACTGACTTAAATCTTATATCAAACTTATTGATAGAAAAAGAATTTGCTTCATTAAAAAATAATATAAGAGCTTTAGAAATTTCTAATTTAAATTCCTCAGCTCAAATAGATAATTATTTGTTAAAAACAATTAATTATGCAAAAGTTGTCGTAGTAAGAATATTTGGAGATAAAGGTACATGGAACTATGGAATTGAACAACTTTTAAATTGGCAAGCAGTTAATATAAAAAGGAAGTTAGTAATCCTATCAGGTACATTTGATCAGGAAATTTCCTTATGTGAAATAAGTAGTATAGATAAAGATATTGCATTAAATATTTCTAGATTACTAAGATCTGGAGGACTGGATAACTATAGAAAGTTTCTTAATTGTTTAAATTATTTAGTTGTAGATGAAAACTTAATTCCTGATGAGTTTTTAAATATTACTTTTTATGCAGATCCCTATCTACATGATTGGAAAAATGAAAAAGGCGAAAAGATAGGAATAATATCCTATAAATCACTTTTTTTGGCTAATGAAATTGATGTAAACGAGAAACTTAACTTGCAATTAAGAAAATGCGGACTATCTCCTAAAACATTTTTTATATCAACACTAAAAGATCATATTATTCAGAAGAAATTAATAGACTTTTGTAAAAAAGAAGATATTAAACTAATAATTACCACAACTTCATTTTCTTCATCTCAAATCAAAAATAACGATTTAATTGAAAATTCAACAAATATTTTTACTTCTCTTAAAATTCCAATTTTACAGCTACTTTCTTCTAATAGATCAAGAAAAAAGTGGTTAAATTCATCTATTGGAATGAATTCATCTGATTTATTAATGCAAATAATTATTCCCGAATTTGATGGAAGAATTACTACCTGTCCTTCAGCATTTAAAGAAATAATTTCTAAGAAAAATACACTATATAGTGAAATAACTAGTTACAAAGCTGATCAAGTAGGTATTCAATGGATTTCAAAATTTGCAACAAATTATGTGAAACTTCAGAAACTTAATAATTTTGATAAAAGAATTTGTTTAGTAATAAGTAATTATCCAGTAAAAAACGGAAGAATCGGTAATGGCGTTGGACTAAATACACCATCTTCAATAATAAATATTTTTAATTGGTTAAAAGAAGAAGGTTATGACCTTGGATCTTGTAATTATCCTCAAGATTCTGCGGAATTAATGTCAATGCTTATAAAAACTAGAACTAATGATATTGAATCTCAAAACAATAAACCATTAGATTACTTACCACTTAGTGAATATTTAAAATATTGGAATTATTTAGAACTTGATCCCAAAAATATTATTGTTAATCGTTGGGGTAAACCATCTGATGCGATCGATCTAGATAATAAAGGCTTCTCAATAAACGGTATTAGATTTGGAAAAATAACATTATTGATTCAACCTCAACGAGGTTATGACGCTTTCACTGATAGAGATATTCATTCTCCCGATCTTCCACCTCCCCATAGATATTTAGCACAATATTTTTGGATTGAAAAAGTTTTTAATGCAAATGCTATGTGCCATATTGGTAAACATGGGACTGTTGAATGGTTACCTGGAAAATCTATAGGTCTCAGCAATAAATGTTTTCCAAATATTATTTGTCCAGCAATACCAAACATATATCCCTTCATCGTAAATGATCCTGGAGAAGGATCCCAAGCTAAAAGAAGAACTGCTGCAACAATCATTGATCATTTAACTCCTCCTTTGGATAGGTCAGAATTATATGGAAAATATTCAATATTAGAAAATTATTTAGACGAATATTTTGAGGCAAAATTATTAAATTCTAATCGGATTAAAATAATAGAAAAATCTATTTTTGAATTAATTAAAAATGATTTCAGCGAAATTACTTTAAAGAATAAAAATAATCAAATAGAAGAAATTGATTCCTTCCTTTGCAACATTAAAGAATCTCAAATTAGGACAGGTTTGCATATTTTTGGCAATAGGCAGAATGAAATTAATGAAATAAATTTATTCTTGTGTATTGCTAGAGTACCAAATTCCAACCGAATTGGTGTTATTCAATATATAGCAAAACATTTAAGACTAGATTTGAATCCTTGGACAAATCAATATGATCAAATGTTAAGTGAAAAGGATAAAAAAATATTATTGACTTTTTCCAACAAAAACATTTTAAACTTTAGAATGGCTATTGATTTTTTGGAACAACAAGCAAAGTATTTAATATATTTGTTTTTTTACAAAAAGAATACCAATATAAAAAATCTAGATAAATATAAAAATCAGAAAATAATAGATTATTTCTTTAATGAAAAAAAACATACTAAGTATTTTTTATTATTAAAAAAAGAGATTCTATATCCAATCATTAATTCTTCATATAATGAGAAATTATCATTTATGAATTCATTAAATGGACAATATGTAAAAAGTGGTCCTTCTGGAGCCCCTACGAGAGGTAAAACTGAAGCTTTACCCACTGGCAAAAATTTCTTTTCAGTTGATTCGAGAGGTCTGCCAACTGAATCAGCATGGATTGTTGGTTGTCAATCCGCTTCACAAATACTTGATTTATACAAACAAGATAATGGAGAAGATTTAAAAAAAATAGCAATATCTGTATGGGCAACATCTACAATGAGAAATGGTGGCGAAGACATTTGTCAAATACTATATTTATTAGGAGTACAGCCTATTTGGGATGGGCCTTCAAGAAGAGTAGTAGATCTAGAAATAATTCCTTTATCTGTTATCGACAGGCCAAGGGTAGATGTTACATTAAGGATTTCGGGAATGTTTAGAGATGCATTTCCACAGTTAGTTAAATTAACTTCTAAAGCAATAAATCTTGTTTCTAATCTTAATGAGGATGATGAATTTAACCCTCTTGCTAGGGCATCAAGGGATGGTGATTCAATTAATCGTATATTTGGATCAGCGCCAGGTTCATATGGAGCTGGTCTACAAGAACTGATTTCAAATTCTAATTGGGAAAATATTGATGATTTTGGAGAGTCTTTTCTTAATTGGAGTAAGTGGATTTACAGTGATAATCTTGAACCTATAGAGGATAAAAAATCATTAGAAAATGCTCTTAAAAATGTTCAGTTAGTTGTTCATAACCAAGATAATAAAGAACATGATATTTTAGATTCTGATGATTATTATCAGTTTCAGGGTGGATTATCTTCAGCAGTAAAAAAATTGAGCGGTAAATTACCTGAAATGTATCATGGTGATTTATCAAAATTTGGATTATCTAAAATATCAAAATTACAAGATGAAATTAATAAAGTTGTTATATCAAGAATACTTAACCCTAAATGGATAAATGGAATGAAGGATAATGGTTATAAAGGTGCGTTTGAATTTTCAGCTACACTAGATTACTTATATGCTTTTGATGCTTCTACTGAAGTAGTCTCAGATTGGTGTTATGAGGAAGTTTATAAATCATGGTTATGTGATCTGGAACTTAGGAATTTTTTTCTAGAAAATAATCCATGGGCTTTAAGAGATATTGCACAAAGATTTCTTGAAATTGTTAATAGAAAAATGTGGAATAATTGTTCATCAGATGTCATTGATAATTTAAAGAACATAATTATTAATACTGATTCAATAATTGAAAAAAACGAATTCTGA